The Streptomyces camelliae genome window below encodes:
- a CDS encoding antibiotic biosynthesis monooxygenase family protein, protein MSDHSEAPVAPVEAYEPPYYVAVFTTVRTQDQSGYSETNARMEDLVKDVPGFLGMDHAQTPGGLGITVGYFRDADALTEWRSNAEHRAAQKRGQAEWYQSYTLHVAKVERSHGFRRA, encoded by the coding sequence ATGAGCGATCACTCGGAAGCGCCTGTCGCGCCCGTCGAAGCCTACGAACCCCCCTACTACGTGGCTGTCTTCACTACGGTGCGAACCCAGGACCAGAGCGGCTACAGCGAGACCAATGCACGCATGGAAGACCTGGTGAAGGACGTCCCCGGATTCCTGGGGATGGACCACGCGCAGACTCCTGGCGGGCTGGGCATCACCGTCGGGTACTTCCGCGACGCCGACGCCCTCACGGAATGGCGGAGCAACGCCGAGCACCGCGCAGCGCAAAAGCGCGGGCAAGCCGAGTGGTACCAGAGCTACACACTGCATGTGGCGAAGGTGGAACGGAGCCACGGGTTCAGGCGAGCGTAG